In Populus alba chromosome 1, ASM523922v2, whole genome shotgun sequence, a single window of DNA contains:
- the LOC118062647 gene encoding gibberellin 3-beta-dioxygenase 1, with protein MPSRSLLADAFRAHPVHVHQKHIDFTSLQEIPDSHKWTQIDDEQHPLVDPLITESVPVIDLSDPNVLQNIGHACKTWGVLQVTNHGIPTSLLENIESASRSLFSLPIQQKLKAARSPDGVSGYGVARISSFFSKLMWSEGFTIVGSPLEHFRQLWSQDYTKFCDIIEEYKKEMQKLARRLTWLMLGSLGITKKDLKWAGSTGESEKGSAALQLNYYPACPDPDQAMGLAAHTDSTLLTILYQSNTSGLQVLKEGIGWITVPPIPGGLVVNVGDLLHILSNGMYPSVLHRAVVNRTKHRLSIAFLYGPPSSVEISPLQKLVGPNHPPLYRPVTWNEYLGTKAKYFNKALSSVRICAPLNGLADVNDHNRVRVG; from the exons ATGCCTTCAAGATCGTTATTAGCAGACGCTTTTAGAGCCCACCCTGTCCATGTACACCAAAAGCACATTGACTTTACCTCTCTTCAAGAAATACCTGACTCGCACAAATGGACTCAGATCGATGATGAACAGCATCCTTTAGTTGACCCCTTAATCACTGAATCCGTGCCCGTTATCGATCTGTCAGACCCTAATGTCCTTCAAAATATAGGCCATGCATGCAAAACTTGGGGTGTGCTTCAAGTCACAAACCATGGCATCCCTACCAGCCTCCTTGAGAACATTGAGAGTGCTAGTAGGAGCCTTTTCTCTTTACCTAtccaacaaaaactcaaagcagCTAGATCACCCGATGGGGTTTCAGGCTACGGTGTCGCTaggatttcttcatttttctccaAGCTCATGTGGTCAGAGGGATTCACCATAGTTGGCTCTCCTCTTGAGCATTTTCGCCAGCTTTGGTCTCAAGATTACACCAAATTCTG TGATATAATTGAAGAATATAAGAAAGAAATGCAAAAGCTAGCAAGGAGGTTGACATGGTTAATGCTGGGCTCATTAGGAATAACAAAGAAAGATCTCAAATGGGCTGGCTCAACAGGTGAATCAGAAAAGGGCAGCGCAGCCCTACAACTGAATTACTACCCGGCTTGCCCGGATCCAGATCAGGCAATGGGTCTGGCCGCCCACACAGACTCCACCCTCCTCACCATTCTTTACCAGAGCAACACCAGTGGATTGCAGGTGCTAAAAGAGGGCATTGGGTGGATCACTGTCCCACCAATCCCCGGTGGGCTTGTTGTGAATGTAGGGGACCTACTCCACATCTTATCAAACGGGATGTACCCGAGTGTGCTCCACCGAGCAGTGGTTAACCGGACCAAGCACAGATTATCCATTGCTTTCCTATATGGGCCACCATCAAGTGTTGAGATTTCTCCTTTACAGAAACTTGTAGGTCCAAATCATCCTCCCCTCTATCGGCCAGTCACTTGGAACGAA